TATGGTCCACGAAAACCCGGCCGCCCGACGCCGCTTCTTCTGGAAGTACGTGTTGATCGCCAGCGAGGAGGCCGACACACTAATGCCCATGCCAAAGCCTGCGGATTAAGGGAATAACTTTAATCGAGCAATGAATCTACACTAAACATTCAACGGGGATTGTTCAAAAGTTAAGCTAACAAAATTGctttcaaaacaaaaatctCCAATAAAGTATGTACCTTAACTTTGTAATTCATTAATTACAATGCCAAAGGATAGTTTTGAATGACATCTTGAGATGCCTGCGTACTCACCAAACAACAGGGCGTAGGCCACCATGTAGCTGAGAAAGGTTTCACAGAAGGCGGTCAGTATGAGGCTCCCGGAGATTAGCAGAGATCCGGCCATGGCCACCTGCCGAAAGGTGAACCTCCGGAACATCGGTCCATTGAGCAGACCCGTGCAGGCCGATACGGCCGGGTTTGCGTTGATGATGGCTGTTATCTGGGAACTGGACATGCCCAGATCGGACAGGCGCTCCCTGAACAGAAAGCCAAACTGTTGCAGGCAGGGGTAAATGGAGAGCTGTAAGGGAAGTCTATTAGAGGCCTTCCGAGTGGGAGGATTTCAATAGGAAATGGATGAAATTGGCTTGGTTTTACCTACATTGGAAACGCCAGCGGCGACGCAAACGATCCACGCCCATCCGGCGTCGGGCGCCACAAAGTCGTCGCCCAGATCGCTCTTGTCGTGCCTGTTATAGTACCGTGCACGGGGGACCCTGGGCAGCGGTCGGGTTGTGTCCTGGTAGACCTTCTTCTCCATGGCCAACTGAAAGCGAGGCAGTGGGGAATATTGTATTAACAGGCATGTCCGTAACCCTGAAAACAAGTGCGAATAGGGAAGTGATATGGGGAAAATTCCATTGAAGGCAGCTGGCCGAGTTCGTAAATGATTTACGGCAATTACTTGGCGCAATACGTTAACGATCACTTGTCACAATTAACCGCATACGGGTTATAAAGATGCCTTCCCAGACGCCGCCAGCAGGCAGATCGGTGGCACAGTGTTGTTGCCATCTGCTCAGAACCCGGGTTCACGATCGGCTACCAAGAAACCAGAATCCCAAATCTGACACTCGAAATCTCCGGTTTTCCAGCGCCTCCTCACCCTCTTCCTCTCCGCCGGCGGCAGCTTTCCTTATCAGCGGCGTCATGTGACAGATTTCAACCCAGAGACGCAGACCAAAACCAAAGTTAGCGCGCAAATTGTGAATCATGTTTATGTCCCTATGCACCCAGAAAGATGCTAAATGTGATGGATGGTCTTATGAGGAATGTAATATCTATGAAATATGCAGTCGATAACTTCGATTAAAAGATACAATTTATGTCAGATAGAACCAAGTGTAACAATGGCTCATTTTGCATCATCCAAACGTATTTGAATATTAAGCATTTCTTaggaacatttttttttgtgtgatGATTGAGCGTAGCGATTCCCCTGCCCAAGGTCAATGGTGTCTGGTCCGTAAGAAGTCCACTTATCAGTAGTTCGATGCTGTATTCCGTAGTGCTCCAGCTTCGATCTACGTTTGGGCATCAATGGCAAGCTTTGTCGCGGGTTTCCAGCTtcaattcagattctagatGGCTTCGAGTGTCTGCGGATTCGGCGCAAGCCACATGACCGATGGTGAAATGGGCAATGGAATTCAGTGGAATGAATGAAACAACTCAAATGGTAGATGATGGGATTAAGCCGCTGTTCAAAGAAGTCAACTAGTTCCTTACTAAAGCAATGGCAAATAGAATGCTATAATTGACTAATGATTTAGTTTTACGAGGTGCGAGATAACGTGATAACAAGCCCACTGATAGCGTCTGAGGTCAAATCAACCTGTTCGATTAGAACTCTACTCCTCAAAACTAACCACAAATGGCTTGCAGACAACTGGGGGAAGATTTGATTTGCGAGCAAGTGTGATAAAAGCCCACTGATAGTGACTAAGTTCGATTAGTAGAGCTTTCCAAAACTAACGAAATTGATGGAAGATTCGATTGGCAGGTATCCAAAGCAAAAACTATTCCACTAAAAACTGACTTGCGTGAATCGCTTCAATTAATCAAATTAGCATGCAAACTATAGTATATAGTAAGTAATATCAGTGCATAATTGGTTGGCTGAACCCACACGTTATTATAATCTACAAACAGTAGTATTTATATCTATATAGTTTTTAGACTTTCGATAATTATAGCACAGCTGACCTAAAATGTTTGCACCTACGTTTCAAAGTTACAGAAATATGACATTTGCACGTCGCTCGTAACTCATTTGACAATTTGTCATAACTAAGTCACGGATACACAAATCGTATATCGTATTGAAACAACATGTTTCCCATTCTCACGTTGTTTCACTACTAAACcttaattttatttccaacCTGTATGAAatagtttttgctttttggaaAGCTTTGCAAGAACGTAGCTTCCTAGGCAAGTGAACTTTCGTAACATTATGACGTTTTGTCTATACTTTATGCCCAACACTGTTTTGGGTAAACATCCATGTACATCCATTGCCAATAAGCCCGGAGCCGCTAAGCACTTCATTGACTGAAGTTGATGGAAAACAATGGGCCCAGGccgagatacagatacagatacagatcgAGATAAGCAAAGCCCAGTGACTATGGATCCATCGATAAGGTGATAAGATTGCGTGGTTACATGTGGCTCTGGAGTGGAAGCCACATAGTTGGCTACCAGCTGTGCCCCCAGATAGCCAATGATTCGATTCCGATGGGTTATTGACACTTTCCCGCCTTCGACTAGTTTTGGCATGCACTGAGCACAAAAACGTGGAGTTCTGAacttaaatcaaattaaaaactgCATTTCAATCGAATGAATATCACTCGACTTAGAACACAGAACACAGTTCACCAATTGAGATCTTTCCATTTCAAATGAAGTTCAGAGaaaaattggaatttgttttcAGAAATTCAGTACTTTATAAGTGTATCTTATGCttgcaaataaaagtaacTTACATAtcagatatatgtatgtctaATGTACTTAATGTTTTtcacaatgcaaattgcattttttagattttttgtttaataatcAGAGTCTATAGATCAATACTATGTACAATGTATCAAAAGCTGATAATGtagctttatttttattcaaagaatttaattaatttgagaGAAATTGTTAACATTTACTGTGTAAACCAAAAGTTATAGagaaatgaataaaattgGTCGGGCTCTTATCTATACGACGAGTATCTTTCAAATCGCTGTGTTTTTATTAAGACATAAATTAAGAGTTTAGTTTGCGGTTTTTTGACTGGCTCACAGAATACTTTTGGCCACTTTCCGCCCTTATGTCACTCAACTCAAACGAGGGCTATAAAAATCTGAAAACCAATCAGGTGTTTTGAACATCTGCTGATTAGCAGGGCAAAAACAAAGCCGATTCCAAAAGACGTCGGATGAACTCGTGCGAGGTGTGTGATGGGAACGTGTCGCACCCATCATATCCCATCCCGATTCCAATCCGATGCGATTCCGCCCACCTACCTGTGCTCCGTACGTAGTATTCTAGTATTTGGTATTCCCAGTGGGATGCGCGTATAGTATCTCCTTGGCAAGTACGCCAATTGGCAGCGCAGCGCTTCCTGCGCCAGTGGTTTATGGCTTTTATTTTgggtgctggtgctgctgatgctatttatttttatacacCACGAGATGCACTCACTCAGAGCGGACCAACCGACCAGCCGAGTGACTGAATGACTGAAAGACCGACTGAATGGCCTGCATCTAATTGAGAGGCACTATGTGGACTACGACTGAAGTTCAAGGTTGTAGCATTGATGGTTGCCACAGGGGGCTCAAGGTTCGCCACTCCTTGGATCACTGCGAATGCTCGTTGGAGCTCTATTCCCAAAAATGCCACACACTCCACGATGCCCCCGATGTGATCccgaaaccaaaaccgaaaccgaaacgaaAACCAAGCTAAAATCTCATTTGACGAGGGCTCGACGTAATCGCGGCACTTCCATCGCCGCCAGCTGCGGAAATCAACTAAACCGAATCTGAACAGAACCCAATTGCTATGGGCATGAGCCGAGAAAGCGCCGATGGGAAGATCGGATCGACTAACGCCAATCGATCGGCGCTACGTCCACGTAATAGCAGTGCCCACCGCTGTTGGCTAACAGCGCTGTTCGGGTTTCGACCCTCCACTGAaccatgtacatatgtatctacTCATAGTAGTTCCTCCTTGGACCCGTCATCTAATAGCTACTGTCGGCTCCAAGCTATCAATCCCAAATTTCGGTTATACACACGTATATGCTGCGGATTTATTTCCGGTGTGGAGAACCCAAATGCCCAAAAGTGTGCAACGATATTGGCAGCCTTATCCATAAACACAATCCCATTTGATTTATTGAAAACATTTGGAGCTAATTTATGGTCAAATTATGTCTGGGATTACTATAATTTgctaatttgaattttatctACCCAGTTTATGGTATAGAATAACTCATGATTGATAGTCCACTTGAGAAGAAAGAGTTCTCTATACGAAATATTTAGTATGTAATGTATGCGTTGCTTAACTAAgtgtaataaattttattttactataatatttttttgttgtaataTTTTAATGTGATTTTCTATTAACATGATATAGTTAAGTATTGAGTAAGTGCAAGGATATTACATAAATCTATAGCTAAGTTTTTGAAGACtttaataaaaacataaataaaggGTATCGTTAAAAAATCACCTGTTAACAACACGAAAAACTGGTGATGTACATTTTTATTCAACTAAGAAAATgccaaatcaaaaaataaatcacGCTTTGTGAAAATATTCCAGGTTGACAAAATTCATTTGAAAGGAAGTCTCTAGAGCCAGGTGCTCAGACGTTATGGACGTAGAAAATGTAGCTATTTGTAGCTGTTTTTTGTAttacaattattaaattacaaaattatttgtaatttagttgttaaacagaaaatataaaatataatatataatataatatataatatatttatataatatatatattaaagacAATACTGTCATTTTAAAATTCtggttttgaaaatatattttaagcaAAGGTTTAACAAGACTTCTTCATTTTTGTCAGTATCAGTCACAATGCAACTGACCCATCAGCCCCAATTTTATGCACTTTCGCCGGAACCATAAAATTTTCAAAGTTTTAGTAAGCAATCCATTAAAACTTTGCGTTACCTTTCGATTGCTGTATCACTTCCTAACTACAGCAGATTTTCGTTTCATTCACACTCTCCTGGTGCGCTTCGGCACTACGTCGATACCTAGATTCGTATGTAAAAgacagaaggaagcgtttccgtatataatataaagtatatatatattcttgatcagggccaatagccgagtcgatctggccctgtccgtctgtccgtctttccgtatgaacgtcgagatctcaggaactataaaagctataAGACATACAAAATCTTCCCCAAAATCTATgatatgccataaaaattattgaattcCCCGAATGAATTTCCACTTGCTAAGTATCTGATAGTCGCGGAAGACGACTTTAACATTCCCCATTGTTTGTTATTAAGCTAAGATATTTATTCTAGAGTATTTGGTTTGCCGTATCAATATTATTCGTAATAGCACAGCTATATTATtattcagaggaattactgaacgattccttttgaaaccttaataaatagaattagttattaaaaaaaaaaaaaggtacgCGCCAGAGTTGGGAATACCCCATTTGTTTTTCCGGCAGAGGGTGTATTTGGTAATTGGTCACACTGCTCCAAGTGCCGGGTACGATTCACGTTGTCAATTAGTTCGTTTGGAAGTGGGTTTTCATATCGAAGTAGCCGAGGAACTCGGAACTTGGAGCACGGAAAATGTCCACAAAGTACGgcaagctgcagcagcagttcCTCTGCTGCTATCCGGTGAACAAGATGGCCTGGTCGGTGAGTAATCCATGTGATACATGACCCGGCCACCTGTTGAATCGGCTTGGTGTCCATTGCAGTCGGTCAAGCTGCCCCTCAACTGGGAGGATCAGCAGGAGCTGTTAGCGGCCACCTGTGGCCACCCGATGAACCAGTGCTATCCTGTGCGTCGCAGCTACCTGGAGGCCTTCCTCAAGCACCTGATGCTCCTGCTCGGCGATCAGGAAGATCTGCACGACGATATATACAGCAGCTTGTGCGGTCCGATGGCGGAGAACAAAGCAAGCACAGGGTCATCTACGTACGCCTACAAGCACTATCTCCTCGATCCGGGCGCCCACATCACGCTCCGTGAGTCCACCAGCTTCGTGGCCGAGGGCACAACGGGATTGTGCACCTGGGAAGCGGCTCTGGCCCTTGGTGATTACCTCCTGCAGCACCGCGACGTGGTCCGTGGCAAGAACATAGTGGAGCTGGGAGCCGGTGCCGGGCTCCTGGGAATCATGTTGAAACTACCTGCCCTGCAGTTGCAAGTGGGCCAGGTTCTGCTGACCGATGGCAGTGAGCCCTGCGTCCAGCTGATGCGCGAGAATATCAGCCTGAATTTCCCAGACACGCCCAAAGAGCAAATCCCCCAGGCGGAGCAGCTAAACTGGGCTGCGGTCAGCAAGTTTCCCTGGGATTCGTATGCTAAAACGGATCTTCTGATGGCCGCCGATGTGATCTACGATGATTCCCAGTTTGATGCACTGCTGGGTGCCATGGACTATTTATACTCCCGACGAGGAGGTGAGCTGGAAACCCTGCTGGCCAGCACGGTGCGAAATGTGGACACGCTGCACAAGTTCATGACCCAGCTGGGTGAGTCATGTCATGTCTCCAAAAAGAGAACGCCCGCATAAATACGCATATCTTCCTCCAGGTGACAGTGGCTACAAGGTGACTCCATGTGCTAACGTATCGGCTTGTGCCAGCCACTTTTGTCGCGATCACACCGCCGCCGTCCAGATTATCTCCATTAGACGCTAGTTTTAGTCCTAAAATAAACCGACACCACGTAAACAAACACCCACTATCTGGAACCCACTTAACACCTTGATTGTACCTCTACTGGGATTGTTTGGAGAATTGGAAAAGTATTTACAGCTGTTTAATGATGATAAACCTGCAACTGCAGAACCTTTAAGACGGATCATATGAAAATGTGTATATCCGaagttttgtatttaatttccaaagaaTCTGACTTAAGCTGTAACGGGCCCAGGCCTATATAGTTTATAGTTTATATAGTGTCATATATCAACCAGTGGAAATTGATAGCTTCTTCAACTCGGACTCCTATTCCTGTTCCTACACCAATTGTATGTGGATGAAGACTGAGAAGTCTGTTTATTTTCGATTCATTAAATACTGAGTATTTGTGATAAGATAAGAAAGTGTGTGAACAGCTCGGGGGCGTCGATACCCGAGCGACCTAAGCTCAAATTCGGGCTCACTGGTTGATGGTGGGAATGGTGCCGTCGTTCAGCCAACGGACGTTGAGCTGCTCGATCTGGTGCTTCATAAAGATGATGCCGTACACCTCGTACTGGATCTCGAGCAGCTGGGCGCGATGCGTCCGGGGCACCT
The Drosophila mauritiana strain mau12 chromosome X, ASM438214v1, whole genome shotgun sequence DNA segment above includes these coding regions:
- the LOC117148063 gene encoding protein-lysine N-methyltransferase EEF2KMT, producing MSTKYGKLQQQFLCCYPVNKMAWSSVKLPLNWEDQQELLAATCGHPMNQCYPVRRSYLEAFLKHLMLLLGDQEDLHDDIYSSLCGPMAENKASTGSSTYAYKHYLLDPGAHITLRESTSFVAEGTTGLCTWEAALALGDYLLQHRDVVRGKNIVELGAGAGLLGIMLKLPALQLQVGQVLLTDGSEPCVQLMRENISLNFPDTPKEQIPQAEQLNWAAVSKFPWDSYAKTDLLMAADVIYDDSQFDALLGAMDYLYSRRGGELETLLASTVRNVDTLHKFMTQLGDSGYKVTPCANVSACASHFCRDHTAAVQIISIRR